In Salmo trutta chromosome 37, fSalTru1.1, whole genome shotgun sequence, the following proteins share a genomic window:
- the LOC115177314 gene encoding galanin receptor type 1, whose translation MKAFVRPTLKFENSSALEKVMNSSGLDNLTEFASWYLNRTDVEEENQKLLFGIGMDNFITLLVFGLIFTLGVLGNSMVITVLARSKPGKPRSTTNIFILNLSIADLSYLLFCIPFQSTIYMMPTWVLGAFICKFIHYFFTVSMLVSIFTLSAMSVDRYIAIVHSRKSSYIRVSKHALIGVVVIWILSLAMAAPVAVIHNIYQRDENHTYCWEVWPDQNQKKVYVVCTFVFGYVLPLLLISFCYAKVLNHLHKKLRNMSKKSEASKKKTAQTVLVVVVVFCLSWLPHHVVHLWVEFGNFPLTQWSFLFRVAAHCLAYSNSSVNPVIYAFLSENFRKAYKQVFRCQITNSPLNELKEFRSKVDNTPPSTNCTNV comes from the exons ATGAAGGCATTTGTGCGCCCTACACTTAAATTTGAAAATAGTTCAGCACTAGAAAAAGTGATGAACTCGTCTGGTTTGGACAACCTAACCGAATTTGCGTCATGGTATCTCAACAGAACCGATGTCGAGGAGGAAAACCAGAAACTTCTGTTCGGGATTGGTATGGACAACTTCATTACGCTTTTGGTTTTCGGACTCATCTTTACGCTTGGAGTGTTGGGAAACTCCATGGTCATCACGGTGCTCGCCCGTAGTAAACCCGGAAAACCACGGAGCACCACCAACATATTCATCCTAAACCTTAGCATCGCCGACTTGTCCTACCTGCTTTTCTGCATCCCTTTTCAGTCAACTATTTACATGATGCCGACATGGGTTCTGGGTGCCTTCATCTGCAAGTTTATTCATTATTTCTTCACCGTTTCCATGCTGGTCAGTATTTTCACCTTGTCCGCAATGTCGGTGGACCGCTACATTGCCATTGTTCACTCCAGAAAGTCGTCCTACATCCGCGTGTCAAAGCACGCTTTGATCGGAGTGGTGGTCATTTGGATACTCTCTTTGGCCATGGCGGCGCCAGTCGCGGTCATACACAACATATACCAGAGAGACGAGAATCACACCTATTGCTGGGAAGTGTGGCCGGATCAAAACCAAAAGAAAGTCTATGTTGTGTGCACGTTTGTTTTTGGTTATGTATTGCCCCTGCTGCTGATTTCGTTCTGTTACGCAAAG GTTTTAAATCACCTGCACAAAAAACTCAGAAACATGTCCAAAAAGTCAGAGGCATCGAAAAAGAAG aCTGCCCAGACGGTtcttgtagtggtggtggtgttctgcCTGTCATGGCTCCCCCACCATGTGGTCCACCTGTGGGTGGAGTTCGGCAACTTCCCCTTGACCCAGTGGTCCTTCTTGTTCCGGGTGGCGGCCCACTGCCTGGCCTATAGCAACTCCTCCGTCAACCCTGTCATCTATGCCTTCCTCTCGGAGAACTTCAGGAAGGCCTACAAGCAGGTTTTCAGGTGTCAGATTACCAACTCCCCTCTCAACGAACTCAAGGAGTTCCGCAGCAAGGTGGACAACACACCACCCTCCACCAACTGCACCAACGTCTGA